One genomic segment of Streptomyces sp. RKND-216 includes these proteins:
- a CDS encoding pyridoxal phosphate-dependent aminotransferase has translation MAPMTADRRPLLNRRLAEFGTTIFAEMSALAVRTGAINLGQGFPDTDGPEEVREAAVRALRDGRGNQYPPGPGVPELRQAVAAHQERFYGHLGVTCDPDREVLVTAGATEAIAASLLGLVEPGDEVIALEPYYDSYAASIAMAGGTRVPVTLRPGEDGAYHLDLDELRDAVTDRTRLLLLNSPHNPTGTVLRREELAAIAELCRERDLLAVTDEVYEHLVFDGEHLPLASFPGMRDRTVTISSAGKTFSFTGWKVGWVTGSAELVTAVRSAKQYLTFVSAGPFQYAVAEALALPDAYYTALREDLREKRDLLSQGLAEAGFGVFRPAGTYFVTADIRPLGAESGLDFCLGLPERCGVVAVPTQVFYDHQAAGAPYVRFAFCKRHDVLAEAARRLKGAG, from the coding sequence ATGGCGCCCATGACCGCTGACCGACGCCCGCTGCTCAACCGCCGCCTCGCCGAGTTCGGGACCACGATCTTCGCCGAGATGTCGGCCCTCGCCGTGCGCACCGGCGCGATCAACCTGGGCCAGGGCTTCCCGGACACCGACGGCCCGGAGGAGGTGCGCGAGGCCGCCGTACGGGCGTTGCGGGACGGCCGCGGCAACCAGTACCCGCCGGGGCCGGGCGTACCGGAGCTCCGGCAGGCGGTGGCCGCCCATCAGGAACGGTTCTACGGCCACCTGGGCGTCACCTGCGACCCGGACCGTGAGGTGCTGGTCACCGCCGGGGCCACCGAGGCGATCGCGGCCTCGCTGCTGGGCCTGGTCGAGCCCGGCGACGAGGTGATCGCCCTGGAGCCGTACTACGACTCGTACGCGGCGAGCATCGCGATGGCCGGCGGCACGCGGGTGCCGGTCACTCTGCGCCCCGGAGAGGACGGCGCCTACCACCTCGACCTGGACGAGCTGCGCGACGCCGTCACCGACCGCACCCGGCTGCTGCTGCTCAACAGCCCGCACAACCCCACCGGCACCGTGCTGCGCCGCGAGGAGCTGGCCGCGATCGCCGAACTGTGCCGCGAACGCGACCTGCTCGCCGTCACCGACGAGGTGTATGAGCACCTGGTCTTCGACGGCGAGCACCTGCCGCTGGCCTCCTTCCCCGGCATGCGGGACCGCACGGTCACCATCTCCTCGGCGGGCAAGACGTTCTCCTTCACCGGCTGGAAGGTCGGCTGGGTCACCGGGTCCGCGGAGCTGGTCACGGCGGTGCGTTCGGCGAAGCAGTACCTCACGTTCGTCTCCGCCGGGCCGTTCCAGTACGCGGTGGCCGAGGCGCTGGCGCTGCCGGATGCTTACTACACCGCGCTCCGCGAGGACCTGAGGGAGAAGCGCGACCTGCTGTCCCAGGGGCTGGCCGAAGCGGGCTTCGGCGTCTTCCGGCCGGCCGGCACGTACTTCGTGACCGCCGACATCCGCCCGCTGGGCGCGGAGAGCGGACTCGACTTCTGCCTCGGTCTGCCCGAACGCTGCGGCGTGGTCGCGGTGCCCACCCAGGTCTTCTACGACCACCAGGCCGCGGGGGCGCCCTACGTCCGCTTCGCTTTCTGCAAGCGGCACGACGTGCTCGCCGAAGCGGCCCGGCGGCTCAAGGGCGCGGGCTGA
- a CDS encoding M4 family metallopeptidase, with product MRLTTKKHRISALAATAALVAAGVTAGTAGAAPDKDGFDKGAMPVSLSPSDRTELVKSADTDAAKARTARVLGLGEKQGLEVKDVVKNRDGSTHTRYARTFDGLPVLGGDLIVHRNATGEKTGVTKAVEAEIKVASTDAPKSQKPSLSAAQADAKGSKAPRKVIWAADGKPTLAWEKVLGGKQKDGTPNELHVVTDAKTGEKLYEWQAVHNGTGSSMYAGEVEIGTEGSGGSFTMTDSARGGHETQDADNGNQVFTDTDDTWGDGTPADPQTAAVDAHYGAALTWDYYKNVHGRDGIRGDGEGATSRVHYGEAYQNAFWQDSCFCMTYGDGANNEHPLTSIDVAAHEMTHGVTSATAGLVYQGESGGLNEATSDIFAAAVEFHAQNPEDPGDYHVGEKIDIRGDGSPLRYMAQPSKDGSSLDYWSEDAANVDVHYSSGIGNHFFYLLAEGSGEKTINGVTYNSPTHDDSTVEGIGIDKAAAIWFKALTEEMTSTTDYADARRATVAAATALYGADSTEVSTVEAAWTGVNVQ from the coding sequence GTGAGACTCACCACGAAGAAGCACCGTATATCCGCCCTCGCCGCCACCGCGGCGCTGGTCGCCGCGGGCGTGACTGCCGGCACCGCCGGAGCGGCTCCCGACAAGGACGGCTTCGACAAGGGCGCCATGCCCGTCTCGCTGTCGCCGTCGGACCGCACCGAGCTGGTCAAGTCGGCCGACACCGACGCCGCCAAGGCGCGGACCGCTCGGGTCCTCGGCCTCGGCGAGAAGCAGGGGCTGGAGGTGAAGGACGTGGTGAAGAACCGCGACGGCTCCACGCACACCCGCTACGCCCGCACCTTCGACGGCCTGCCCGTCCTCGGCGGCGACCTGATCGTGCACCGCAACGCGACCGGCGAGAAGACCGGTGTCACCAAGGCCGTCGAGGCCGAGATCAAGGTGGCCTCCACCGACGCGCCGAAGTCCCAGAAGCCGTCGCTGTCCGCCGCGCAGGCGGACGCGAAGGGCAGCAAGGCGCCGCGCAAGGTGATCTGGGCCGCGGACGGCAAGCCGACGCTGGCCTGGGAGAAGGTCCTCGGGGGCAAGCAGAAGGACGGCACCCCGAACGAGCTGCACGTCGTCACCGACGCGAAGACCGGCGAGAAGCTGTACGAGTGGCAGGCCGTGCACAACGGCACCGGCAGCAGCATGTACGCCGGCGAGGTCGAGATCGGGACCGAGGGCTCCGGCGGGTCGTTCACCATGACCGACTCCGCACGCGGCGGCCACGAGACGCAGGACGCCGACAACGGCAACCAGGTCTTCACCGACACCGACGACACCTGGGGCGACGGCACTCCCGCCGACCCGCAGACCGCGGCCGTCGACGCCCACTACGGTGCGGCGCTGACCTGGGACTACTACAAGAACGTGCACGGCCGGGACGGCATCCGCGGCGACGGCGAGGGCGCCACCAGCCGCGTCCACTACGGCGAGGCCTACCAGAACGCCTTCTGGCAGGACTCCTGCTTCTGCATGACCTACGGCGACGGCGCGAACAACGAGCACCCGCTCACGTCGATCGACGTGGCGGCGCACGAGATGACGCACGGCGTCACCTCCGCCACCGCCGGCCTCGTCTACCAGGGCGAGTCGGGCGGCCTGAACGAGGCCACCTCCGACATCTTCGCCGCGGCCGTGGAGTTCCACGCGCAGAACCCGGAGGACCCGGGCGACTACCACGTCGGCGAGAAGATCGACATCCGCGGCGACGGCTCCCCGCTGCGCTACATGGCGCAGCCGAGCAAGGACGGCAGCTCCCTGGACTACTGGTCCGAGGACGCCGCGAACGTCGACGTCCACTACAGCTCGGGCATCGGCAACCACTTCTTCTACCTGCTGGCCGAGGGCAGCGGCGAGAAGACCATCAACGGCGTCACCTACAACAGCCCGACGCACGACGACTCCACCGTCGAGGGCATCGGCATCGACAAGGCGGCGGCCATCTGGTTCAAGGCGCTGACCGAGGAGATGACCTCCACCACGGACTACGCCGACGCCCGCCGGGCGACGGTCGCCGCGGCCACCGCCCTCTACGGCGCGGACAGCACCGAGGTGTCCACGGTCGAGGCCGCCTGGACCGGAGTCAACGTGCAGTAA
- a CDS encoding DUF3151 domain-containing protein — MTVHENLLGGPPPTHLPDDPEPRELLASGTAPADVAAKHPTSSLAWAQLADDAYTAGRVVESYAYARTGYHRGLDALRRNGWKGHGPVPFEHEPNRGFLRALHALARAAQAIGELEEYERCSTFLKESSPTAASTLS; from the coding sequence ATGACCGTTCACGAGAACCTGCTCGGGGGCCCGCCCCCGACCCACCTGCCCGACGACCCCGAGCCGCGGGAGCTGCTCGCCTCCGGCACGGCGCCCGCCGACGTGGCCGCGAAGCACCCCACGTCCTCGCTGGCCTGGGCGCAGCTCGCCGACGACGCCTACACCGCGGGACGAGTCGTCGAGTCGTACGCCTACGCCCGCACGGGCTACCACCGGGGCCTGGACGCCCTGCGCCGCAACGGCTGGAAGGGCCACGGCCCGGTGCCGTTCGAGCACGAGCCGAACCGCGGCTTCCTGCGCGCGCTGCACGCACTCGCCCGGGCGGCCCAGGCCATCGGCGAGCTGGAGGAGTACGAGCGCTGCAGCACCTTCCTCAAGGAGAGCTCGCCGACCGCGGCGTCCACGCTGTCGTAG
- the fbaA gene encoding class II fructose-bisphosphate aldolase, which yields MPIATPEVYNQMLDRAKAGRFAYPAINVTSSQTLHAALRGFAEAESDGIIQISTGGAEFLGGQYDKDMVTGAVALAEFAHIVAKKYPVNVALHTDHCPKDKLDGYVRPLVEISKERVAAGQNPLFQSHMWDGSAENLKDNLEIGQELLAATAAAKIILEVEITPTGGEEDGVTHEINDELYTTVDDAIRTAEALGLGEKGRYLLAASFGNVHGVYKPGNVVLRPELLRDLQDGVAAKFGTQNPFDFVFHGGSGSTDEEIATALENGVVKMNLDTDTQYAFTRPVADHMFRNYDGVLKIDGEVGNKKVYDPRSWGKAAEKSMAARVQQACGALRSTGTRLK from the coding sequence ATGCCCATCGCAACCCCCGAGGTCTACAACCAGATGCTCGACCGGGCGAAGGCAGGCAGGTTCGCCTACCCGGCCATCAACGTCACGTCTTCGCAGACGCTGCACGCCGCTCTGCGCGGCTTCGCCGAGGCGGAGAGCGACGGCATCATCCAGATCTCCACCGGCGGTGCGGAGTTCCTGGGCGGCCAGTACGACAAGGACATGGTCACGGGTGCGGTGGCGCTCGCCGAGTTCGCGCACATCGTCGCGAAGAAGTACCCGGTGAACGTCGCCCTGCACACCGACCACTGCCCCAAGGACAAGCTGGACGGCTACGTCCGCCCGCTGGTCGAGATCTCCAAGGAGCGCGTGGCCGCAGGCCAGAACCCGCTCTTTCAGTCCCACATGTGGGACGGCTCCGCCGAGAACCTCAAGGACAACCTGGAGATCGGCCAGGAACTGCTCGCCGCCACCGCAGCCGCCAAGATCATCCTCGAGGTCGAGATCACCCCGACCGGCGGCGAGGAGGACGGCGTCACCCACGAGATCAACGACGAGCTCTACACCACCGTCGACGACGCCATCCGCACCGCCGAGGCCCTCGGCCTGGGGGAGAAGGGCCGCTACCTGCTGGCCGCGTCGTTCGGCAATGTGCACGGCGTCTACAAGCCGGGCAACGTCGTGCTCCGTCCGGAGCTGCTGCGCGACCTCCAGGACGGAGTCGCCGCGAAGTTCGGCACGCAGAACCCGTTCGACTTCGTCTTCCACGGCGGTTCCGGCTCCACCGACGAGGAGATCGCCACCGCGCTGGAGAACGGCGTGGTCAAGATGAACCTGGACACCGACACCCAGTACGCCTTCACCCGCCCGGTCGCGGACCACATGTTCCGCAACTACGACGGCGTGCTCAAGATCGACGGCGAGGTCGGCAACAAGAAGGTCTACGACCCCCGCAGCTGGGGCAAGGCAGCCGAGAAGAGCATGGCCGCGCGCGTGCAGCAGGCCTGCGGCGCCCTGCGCTCGACCGGCACCCGCCTGAAGTGA
- a CDS encoding aldose 1-epimerase produces MTNSATPVTLRSGDTAVTVEPENGCRLASLVAGGTELLVQGPGHGAFVMAPWCGRTDHGRFRNGGELHQLPVPSEQDVRDGLGGPHAMHGTVRRLPWRTIRADERSAAFTVGLTDPWPWDGVVTQLVELAEDGGGITLTLGVETYGNSFPAQAGWHPWFRRTLREGGAEAQIRFAPEWQEERGADHLPTGRRIEPQPGPWDDCFGMPQGVDVTLTWPEELELNVSSRAEWVVLYDEQPAAVCVEPQSGPPNGLNSLPRFVTPIEPLEIATTWTWRHLT; encoded by the coding sequence ATGACCAACTCCGCCACCCCCGTCACACTCCGCTCCGGCGACACCGCGGTCACCGTCGAACCGGAGAACGGCTGCCGTCTGGCGTCGCTCGTCGCGGGCGGCACCGAACTGCTGGTCCAGGGCCCCGGCCACGGGGCGTTCGTCATGGCTCCCTGGTGCGGTCGCACAGACCACGGGCGCTTCCGCAACGGCGGGGAGCTGCACCAGCTACCGGTGCCGTCCGAGCAGGACGTCCGCGACGGGCTCGGTGGTCCGCACGCGATGCACGGCACGGTCCGGCGCCTGCCCTGGCGCACCATCCGTGCCGATGAGCGATCCGCCGCGTTCACCGTCGGGCTGACCGACCCGTGGCCGTGGGACGGCGTGGTGACCCAGCTGGTGGAGCTGGCGGAGGACGGCGGCGGCATCACGCTCACCCTGGGCGTGGAGACCTACGGCAACTCGTTCCCGGCACAGGCCGGCTGGCACCCGTGGTTCCGCCGCACGCTGCGCGAGGGCGGAGCGGAGGCGCAGATCCGCTTCGCGCCGGAGTGGCAGGAGGAGCGCGGCGCGGACCATCTGCCCACCGGCCGTCGCATCGAGCCGCAGCCCGGGCCGTGGGACGACTGCTTCGGCATGCCGCAGGGCGTGGACGTCACCCTGACCTGGCCGGAGGAGCTGGAGCTGAACGTCTCCAGCCGCGCCGAGTGGGTGGTGCTCTACGACGAGCAGCCGGCCGCCGTATGTGTGGAGCCGCAGTCCGGCCCGCCGAACGGGCTCAACTCGCTGCCGCGTTTCGTCACGCCGATCGAGCCGTTGGAGATCGCCACCACCTGGACCTGGCGCCACCTGACCTGA
- the pyrE gene encoding orotate phosphoribosyltransferase: protein MDETRAALLQQIKTKAVVHGKVTLSSGIEADFYVDLRRITLDGEAAPLVGQVMLDATAHLDYDAVGGLTLGADPVAAAMLHAAAARGRHLDAFVVRKAGKAHGLQRRIEGPDVAGRRVLIVEDTSTTGGSPLTAVEAAREAGAEVVAVATIVERSAAAAIDDAGLPYVYAYDLNDLELA from the coding sequence ATGGACGAGACGCGTGCCGCGCTGCTGCAACAGATCAAGACCAAGGCCGTGGTGCACGGCAAGGTGACTCTCTCCTCCGGGATCGAGGCCGACTTCTACGTCGACCTGCGCCGGATCACCCTGGACGGCGAGGCGGCCCCGCTCGTGGGGCAGGTCATGCTCGACGCCACCGCCCACCTCGACTACGACGCCGTGGGCGGCCTGACGCTGGGCGCCGACCCCGTCGCGGCCGCCATGCTGCACGCGGCGGCCGCCCGCGGCCGTCACCTGGACGCGTTCGTCGTGCGGAAGGCCGGCAAGGCGCACGGCCTCCAGCGCCGCATCGAGGGCCCGGACGTCGCCGGACGGCGCGTGCTGATCGTGGAGGACACCTCCACCACCGGGGGTTCCCCGCTCACCGCCGTCGAGGCCGCGCGCGAGGCGGGCGCCGAGGTGGTCGCGGTGGCGACCATCGTGGAACGCTCCGCCGCGGCCGCGATCGACGATGCCGGCCTGCCGTACGTGTACGCGTACGACCTGAACGACCTGGAACTCGCCTGA
- a CDS encoding polyamine aminopropyltransferase, which yields MIDQYVPSARLPVPAAVGRAVVLVCVFVCAACGLVYELELVALAASLIGDPVTQASVVLAVMVFAMGVGSLLAKRLRCRAAVGFGLVEGLLALVGGGSAMALYASFAWFGAPRATLVALAVAIGVLIGAEMPLLMTLIQRIRRQDPGGAVADLFAADYVGALVGGLAFPFLLLPFFGQLTGALLTGVVNAVAGGVVVLWLFRYDLGRRARCGLLVVNGAVCALLALAAQLVSPFEHAARQALYGADVRVSVDADGRQLVLTGQPLPGSRRSGGEHLLRFFVDGRLRVSSADEERYHEALVHPAFASGPRGRVLLLGGGDGLALREILGYRQVRSVTVLVQEPGVVDLARTDPVLTRMNGRAFADPRVRVVTADAFHRLRTRDPGARPYDVILSGLPGPQGPDARRLYSQEFYGLLARALAPTGRLAVHGGPPDLSPRDFWTVEATLRAAGLATTPYALGGRVSGHATASARPALPFPGDGDGEPGRVSDQWGFVLAAPGNTPPAVRTAPPPVRPALSALTGRSLSSAVSRAGAQRMAGLPSSTLMHPRYDE from the coding sequence ATGATCGACCAGTACGTCCCGTCCGCACGGCTGCCCGTACCGGCCGCCGTCGGCCGGGCGGTGGTGCTGGTCTGCGTCTTCGTCTGCGCGGCCTGCGGACTCGTCTACGAGCTCGAACTCGTCGCGCTGGCCGCCTCCCTCATCGGGGACCCGGTGACCCAGGCGTCGGTGGTGCTGGCCGTGATGGTCTTCGCCATGGGCGTCGGCTCGCTGCTGGCCAAACGGCTCCGCTGCCGCGCGGCCGTCGGCTTCGGTCTGGTGGAGGGCCTGCTGGCGCTGGTCGGCGGCGGCTCCGCGATGGCGCTGTACGCGAGCTTCGCCTGGTTCGGTGCTCCCCGGGCCACGCTGGTGGCCCTCGCCGTCGCCATCGGTGTGCTGATCGGCGCCGAGATGCCGCTGCTGATGACCCTGATCCAGCGCATCCGGCGCCAGGACCCCGGCGGCGCCGTCGCCGACCTGTTCGCCGCGGACTACGTGGGTGCGCTGGTGGGCGGGCTCGCCTTTCCCTTCCTCCTGCTGCCGTTCTTCGGACAGCTGACCGGCGCCCTGCTCACCGGGGTGGTCAACGCGGTGGCCGGCGGCGTGGTGGTGCTCTGGCTCTTCCGGTACGACCTGGGCCGCCGTGCCCGCTGCGGCCTGCTGGTCGTCAACGGCGCGGTGTGCGCGCTGCTCGCCCTCGCCGCCCAGCTCGTCTCCCCCTTCGAGCACGCCGCCCGGCAGGCGCTCTACGGCGCGGACGTCCGGGTCTCCGTCGACGCGGACGGCCGGCAGCTCGTGCTCACCGGGCAGCCGCTGCCCGGCAGCCGCCGCAGCGGCGGCGAGCACCTGCTGCGGTTCTTCGTCGACGGCCGGCTGCGGGTCTCCTCGGCCGACGAGGAGCGCTACCACGAGGCGCTGGTGCACCCGGCGTTCGCCTCCGGTCCGCGCGGCCGGGTGCTGCTGCTCGGCGGCGGCGACGGCCTGGCGCTGCGGGAGATCCTCGGCTACCGCCAGGTCCGGTCGGTCACGGTGCTGGTGCAGGAGCCCGGAGTGGTGGACCTGGCCCGCACCGATCCGGTGCTGACCCGCATGAACGGCCGCGCCTTCGCCGACCCCCGCGTGCGGGTGGTCACCGCCGACGCCTTCCACCGCCTGCGGACCCGCGATCCGGGCGCGCGACCGTACGACGTGATCCTCTCCGGCCTGCCCGGCCCGCAGGGGCCGGACGCGCGCCGGCTCTATTCCCAGGAGTTCTACGGCCTGCTGGCCCGTGCCCTCGCACCGACGGGCCGCCTCGCCGTGCACGGCGGACCGCCGGACCTGAGTCCCCGCGATTTCTGGACGGTCGAGGCGACGCTTCGGGCGGCGGGCCTGGCCACCACGCCGTATGCCCTGGGCGGGCGGGTCTCCGGGCACGCCACGGCCTCCGCCCGTCCGGCCCTCCCCTTTCCCGGCGACGGAGACGGAGAGCCCGGGCGTGTCTCGGACCAGTGGGGATTCGTGCTCGCCGCGCCCGGGAACACGCCGCCCGCCGTGCGGACGGCGCCGCCACCGGTACGGCCCGCGCTCAGCGCGCTGACCGGACGCTCCCTGTCCTCCGCAGTGAGCCGTGCGGGGGCACAGCGCATGGCCGGGCTGCCTTCCTCCACGCTGATGCACCCGCGCTACGACGAGTGA